GCTCATCGTGCGCTTGTGCACCTTGTGGTTCGCGGTTCTGCTCGGCGTGATTGCATTGTTGCTGATCGGATTGCCGCCAAGCGAAGCGAATAAAAACGTCCCGACGACCGGATGATCGTCGGGACGTTTGGTATCGCATGTCCTCAGCGCGCGTGCGCGACGCGCGCATACACCGCCAGCGTTTCTTCCGCCGCGCGTTCCCACGAAAAAATTTTAGAGCGCGCCAACCCCTCCCGCGCGAGTCGCGCACGCAATTCCTGGTCGCTCAACACTCGCGCCATCGCGTCGGTCAAGCCGGCTTGATCGTCCGGTTGAACGAGCACACCCGCGTCGCCCGCGATTTCCGGCATCGAAGCGACGTTCGAAGTAATGACCGGCGCGCCGCACGCCATCGCTTCGAGAACGGGTAAACCAAACCCTTCATACCGCGACGCGTAAACGAACAGACTCGCCGCGCTGTACAGCGCGGGCAGTTCCGCCTGTGGAATATATCCCGGTAAAAAGACGCGATGACCCAGGTTTAGTTCGCGCAACGTCGCGAACACTTCCTCGTCCATCCACCCGCGCGAGCCAGCGAGCACGAGCGAATGCGGCAAGCCCCGGCGCACCAGCGCGGCAAACGCGCGCAGGAGCATCGGTAGATTTTTGCGCGGCTCCAAATTGCCGACGTACAGAATGAACTGCACGGGCAAATCATATTTGCGTAACGCCGCTTCTTGATCCGCCTTGGGCATCGGACGAAAGATCGGCGCGATGCCGTACGGAATCGTAAACAATTTGGTTGGGTTGACCGGCAAGAGGCGCAACATATCCGCGCGCGTGTTCTGCGAAATCGCGATGAGCGCGTCGGCGTAACGCGAGGAGACGGGGATCATCCCGCGAAAGAAAATGAGTTTGTAAAAGAGGTGCGCTTCGGGGTGAAGGAAAAACGTCATGTCGTGGAACGTGACGACTTTGGCGCAGGGCGCGACTACCGGCATCGTGTAATGCGGCGAATGCACCACGTCGAGGCGATAGCGGCGAATCAGTAGGGGGAAGAAAGTTTGTTCCCACGCGATCCGATGATAACGCGTCGGCAAGTTCACGCGCACGACCTGAGCGTGCCCGCGTCCGGCAAACAATTCGATCTGCCGGGGCTTGGAGAAAATCAAATAATCATTCGCGGGGTCCATGCGAATGAGTGTTTGGGTCAGGTTGACGATGTAATTGCCCGCGCCGAACAACTGGGTCGGCAACGCCGTTACATCAATACCGATACGCATACGAATGCCGTTGTAAGATTTTCAATTGCGGGTTGCATCCTGATAAACTTGGAGGGTCTGTTCGATAAATCGTTGCGCGGTGAATTGTTGCGCTCGCGCCAATCCGCGCACACGCATTTCGGCGCGCACATCATCGTCGGCGAGAATCCGCGCGATCTCCGTTGCCATCGCCGGCGTGTCCCGCGGCGAGACGAGCACGCCGGCATCGCCGACCACCTCGGGAAGCGAGGCGACGTTGGAGACGAGCACCGGCGCGCCGCACGCCATCGCTTCGAGCGGCGGCAAACCGAATCCTTCGTACAGCGAAACATACGCGAACAGATCAGCGCGCGAGTACAACGCCGGCAAATCTTCGTCCGGCACATAGCCCAAAAAACGCACGTGCTGTTCCAGTCCCAGTTCCTCGACCGCGCGAAAAATGTCGGCGTAAAGCCAGCCGCGCTGCCCAGCAAGCACCAGGGCGTGGTCGAATCCACCGATGCGTCGCGCCTGCGCGAACGCGCGAATCAACGTCGGGATATTTTTGCGCCGCTCGAGCGTGCCAACGAAAAGAATGTACTGCGATGGCAAATGATACTGTGCGGCGACAGCGTAAGTGTCAGACACCGGTTTGAAGATCGCACGCACGCAA
This Chloroflexota bacterium DNA region includes the following protein-coding sequences:
- a CDS encoding glycosyltransferase family 4 protein yields the protein MKIGIDGIVLQNQVAGSHRYFEQLATGLGDFDHRNNYAVFANLQMLRAESLPRQSNFFYKHVNTSRWLPDALQQQLFTAWNAFGDLDVLHSAVFVPPLWYRRPSVATIFDLTYDIFPETTSRMGRLWWQLFGRAGIARACRIITLSESTKRDLQRRFGVASEKIRVTYPCVRAIFKPVSDTYAVAAQYHLPSQYILFVGTLERRKNIPTLIRAFAQARRIGGFDHALVLAGQRGWLYADIFRAVEELGLEQHVRFLGYVPDEDLPALYSRADLFAYVSLYEGFGLPPLEAMACGAPVLVSNVASLPEVVGDAGVLVSPRDTPAMATEIARILADDDVRAEMRVRGLARAQQFTAQRFIEQTLQVYQDATRN
- a CDS encoding glycosyltransferase family 4 protein; amino-acid sequence: MRIGIDVTALPTQLFGAGNYIVNLTQTLIRMDPANDYLIFSKPRQIELFAGRGHAQVVRVNLPTRYHRIAWEQTFFPLLIRRYRLDVVHSPHYTMPVVAPCAKVVTFHDMTFFLHPEAHLFYKLIFFRGMIPVSSRYADALIAISQNTRADMLRLLPVNPTKLFTIPYGIAPIFRPMPKADQEAALRKYDLPVQFILYVGNLEPRKNLPMLLRAFAALVRRGLPHSLVLAGSRGWMDEEVFATLRELNLGHRVFLPGYIPQAELPALYSAASLFVYASRYEGFGLPVLEAMACGAPVITSNVASMPEIAGDAGVLVQPDDQAGLTDAMARVLSDQELRARLAREGLARSKIFSWERAAEETLAVYARVAHAR